The proteins below come from a single Triticum aestivum cultivar Chinese Spring chromosome 5D, IWGSC CS RefSeq v2.1, whole genome shotgun sequence genomic window:
- the LOC123120357 gene encoding PLASTID TRANSCRIPTIONALLY ACTIVE protein 6, chloroplastic, with translation MATTPLATASPYPFPSLLSKTLNPTSTSKLSPAHSLSLSLLTTPAPLLLPRRQGRRQRDISAAYGDGDMDDDFGDAGDFDLDGDDGVGDDDDLDNEQDYDVDYDRLLAPVKPRPQLSGVGSGGEEGEGDIAMVAAESFVSTGASASDTVVDYTVDEDEFHKIRLLHCDFFIRKVPDPDQDVYDFREMYVTPPDTDIYSIPRVLAPMPQKYVRCVKKNFGRYHVSEPPVEHLRDPLYKTEREIMKVFLTKHYRNRRFSDTDFFLDFEEIYVIDSKTRSITRAKVVVNVPEGKRRDRRNDLLLIRDGGESFRITDKSQRDDASTIIQREEWTKSRQDVEKHFRKLRDFDYSNWF, from the exons ATGGCGACCACTCCGCTCGCGACCGCCTCTCCCTATCCATTCCCCTCTCTGCTCTCCAAAACCCTAAACCCCACCTCCACCTCCAAGCTCTCTCCTGcgcactccctctccctctccctcctcaccaccccagcgcccctcctcctcccccgcagGCAGGGCCGGCGGCAGCGTGACATCTCGGCGGCGTACGGTGACGGCGACATGGACGACGACTTCGGCGATGCGGGCGACTTCGACCTCGACGGAGACGACGGTGTGGGGGACGACGACGACCTCGACAACGAGCAGGACTACGACGTCGACTACGACCGCCTCCTCGCCCCCGTCAAGCCTCGGCCGCAGCTCTCCGGGGTTGGCAGCGGAGGCGAGGAAGGGGAGGGGGACATCGCCATGGTCGCGGCCGAGAGCTTCGTGTCCACTGGGGCGTCCGCCTCCGACACCGTCGTCGACTACACCGTCGACGAAGATGAGTTCCACAAGATTCGCCTGCTCCACTGCGACTTCTTCATCCGCAAGGTGCCCGATCCTGACCAAGACGTCTACGACTTCCGAGAG ATGTATGTCACACCGCCTGACACTGACATCTACTCCATTCCAAGGGTTCTTGCCCCGATGCCACAGAAG TACGTGAGGTGCGTGAAGAAAAACTTTGGCCGCTACCATGTAAGTGAGCCACCGGTTGAGCATCTGCGTGATCCCCTGTACAAGACAGAGAGGGAGATCATGAAG GTTTTCTTAACAAAACACTACAGAAACAGGCGGTTCAGCGATACAGATTTTTTCCTTGATTTTGAGGAGATTTATGTCATTGACTCAAAAACAAGGTCAATCACAAGGGCAAAAGTAGTG GTGAATGTCCCTGAAGGAAAAAGGAGAGATAGGAGAAATGACCTGCTACTCATACGGGACGGAGGGGAGTCTTTCAGAATAACTGACAAG TCTCAAAGAGACGACGCCAGCACTATCATCCAGAGAGAAGAGTGGACGAAATCGAGACAGGATGTGGAGAAGCATTTCCGGAAGCTCAGAGATTTTGACTACTCGAATTGGTTCTGA
- the LOC123120356 gene encoding transcription initiation factor TFIID subunit 13 — translation MQNPGGNHPAPAAAAAGKFKSSAQGAVVASGHGHQPSPATPAAAKSRSSGHCHHSSPSMPVVGKSKPSAHAVAPGQASTSHQPHPIGVGDAAASSLKRKRSVFQKDLQHMMYGFGDDPNPLPETVALVEDIVVEYITDLVHKAENVASKRGKLLTEDFLYLIRKDMRKLHRSTELLSMNEELKQARKAFDVNEETLVVTNE, via the exons ATGCAGAACCCTGGCGGCAATCATCCTGCTCCAGCCGCAGCAGCGGCGGGCAAGTTCAAGTCCTCTGCGCAGGGTGCGGTAGTGGCCTCGGGCCATGGCCATCAGCCATCCCCAGCCACGCCTGCGGCTGCCAAGTCCAGGTCCTCCGGCCACTGTCATCACTCCTCCCCGTCCATGCCTGTGGTGGGCAAGTCCAAGCCCTCAGCGCATGCTGTGGCACCGGGCCAAGCGTCCACTTCTCACCAACCACACCCCATCGGCGTTGGTGATGCAGCTGCATCGAGCCTTAAGCGCAAGCGTAGCGTCTTCCAGAAAGACC TGCAGCACATGATGTATGGGTTTGGGGACGATCCAAAT CCACTTCCTGAAACAGTTGCACTTGTGGAGGACATCGTTGTAGAATATATTACTGACCTC GTCCACAAGGCTGAGAATGTGGCTTCAAAGAGGGGAAAGCTCTTGACAGAGGATTTTCTTTACCTTATCAGAAAG GATATGCGGAAATTGCACCGCTCTACTGAGCtactctccatgaatgaagagctcAAGCAAGCAAGGAAAGCTTTTGATGTGAATGAAGAAACACTAGTAGTAACTAATGAGTGA